In Ascaphus truei isolate aAscTru1 chromosome 2, aAscTru1.hap1, whole genome shotgun sequence, the genomic stretch AAAGATTTAATTTTATCTGACAAAGGGCTGTATTGATGAAATATGATGTGACCCAATGTATTTTAATGACTGTCTGCGTCTATTAGCAGGGGAAATAGCTTGCCTTTACTTTTTCAAGTTTATGGGGTTGATCTTTTGAAATATGCCATgatacttttttcttttattattttagTATATAGATTTTTCTCAGGTTACATGCAAAACAATTAAGACAGGATCTGCAAGGGTGTGTCAGATTTCTGCAGTAGGGCTGATGGACATGCATATAGAATTTCTGAGTACAgtgtaacaacaacaaaaatcatACATTGGTTTTAGTTACAGTTTGGTGTATTTCTTGTATATGATACTGAGTGATGTCTGAAATGTTtaaatgtcattaaaaaaaactattgaaaTGAGGGAGACATGCATTTCCcaattatattgttatattgttgAGCATAAGATATTATTTTGCAATGTATAGCATTACATACAGATGCTTTTTTTGCATTTTACCGCCTAGATTAAAAGGGTCTTTCATGGCACTACTCAATGCAAATTAAATCGTTCTGTCAGTATATGTCTGAGATATGTAACAGATATCGGATATGCTGCAGCAATAGGAACTAGATATGATGTATTTAGCAAATATTTTACCAGAGGACAACATTTTATCTTTGTAAATAAATAATAGCAATTTTATGAAGAATGAAACTTTgagatatacattttattttcaagTACACCCAGGGAAGATGACATCAAATATATGCCATGTTACAGTAGTCCCATAGTGAAACTTTACTGAAAGATGAATTTTTGCATTAtaataattacttgttttttagaatttacaaattaaaaaggACTTAATTGACCAATCAACATAATTACTTCTCTGATTTATTTTACATAAGTATGCAAGCAACGCTTTGTATATGATAAATTGTTTTTTGCTCAGTAAATAATCATGTCTATTTCTTTTTTACTGTTTGCAGATCACCAGCAAGTGGGATGCAGGGAGCTGAGATCTACCAAGTATATCTCTGATGGCCAGTGCACCAGTATCAGGCCCTTGAAGGAACTGGTTTGTGCTGGGGAATGCCTTCCTCTTCCAATTCTGCCCAACTGGATTGGGGGTGGGTATGGGCTAAAATACTGGAGTCGAAGAAGCTCCCAGGAGTGGAGATGTGTCAATGACAAGACTCGCACTCAGCGCATTCAGCTTCAGTGTCAGGATGGCACCACGAGAACCTACAAAGTCACAGTGGTCACTGCCTGCAAATGCAAGAGGTACACCAGGCAGCACAATGAATCCAATCATAACTTTGAGGGAGCTTCACCTGCCAAAGCCACCCACTCTCATCAGCATCTTCACTCCCACCCCAACCGAGATAGAAAAAGACTAAGCAAGACCACCAAGCACAGCTCTAGCTAAATAAAGGATGCACAGCTCTGAACTGAATTATATTAAGATAGGGTGACTTGCTAATCTGCCTATCACCAAAGACAGAGTCTGCCATTTCTCTTTGCTGAATTGGGATGCCTAAGGTCACTGATTGTTTAACCTATATCCTTGACATAAGGTGATTATACAGATTGTTTAAAACTTTTATTCCACTCTTTCATACCATTTTGAGGGACTGAATGTGTCGCTTAATTCAGAGTTTCCAGAACATTTGCTGAAGTTTTGTATCTAATGTTGTTATTCACAGCAACAGAGGTGCTTAAAAAGTATGGTTGGAAACAATGTACTACCATTCCCAGTGGAAATAATTGATTTGATAAGCTCCTTGATTTTTGTTACACCTCCCGTATCCACACAGTGCAAATATTGTGGCTGAATTTCTATACTAtgtacaaacaaaaaaatatggcagttaaaaatgaaaaagtgaaaatataataaaagtATTTATTTGTCAATTTAATTATGTAACATCTTCTGTGTCAGCATGGCTTGCCACAAACTGCCACGTAATGTGTGACTTGTGACTGACACCGGAGGAGTTTGAGAGCTTTTGAATGTGATTTTCACCTGTACAGTGCATTGTATGTTTTATAGCTTTTACATGTATAAAAGTATTTTCCTACAGTTTGTAAGTAGATTACCATCTGCATTTTTGTAGATACTGTAAAATAAGTATGTAGTATTTGTGGTATATTTTTacattgtgatatttttattagtaCAAAACTTTTGTTTCTATGTTTAATAAAGCTACTTTTGTGCACTCGAGAATCAAAATGTTTGTTTTATCCAtcatgcttccagagatacccaCCTTCGTAGTGGTGCCGCTATCTCTGCAGCAAtggaacttgtgtgcctaacagTATGGTGGCTTAAGTTTCCCGCATCACACTGGCCaacaggaagctgtgatgtcgtccgttgcagcttcctattggcccgcgtgacctggTCATTTAAACTTTACAGAGGTACCGGAACcttctacagaggtaagtatctctggaagctggagctgaaattaatgggattcagctaTGGACACTCCCTGCTTCACagcaataacaaaaaaacaaacaaatattgcGCTTCCTTTGATTTCTAGAGCAGGTtgtagcacacctccccagctgtgcaagatctttgcaagacTTTCCTGTATGTAATCATTTCTTGCCAATACTCCCAGCAGTTTCAGCTATACactaacaataaataatgttaacTTAGTAATGTAAGGATATATTGAAGCTGCTCAGTTACACTAACATTTGGATTGAAGCGGAAAGtctgccattacgtgaaccctggaaAGCTTAGGCAATGAATTTtcattaaaggtaatcaaatgctgcatatattaaaactatatatatatataatattttttatttaatatatatatataaaataaaaaatattatatatatatatatatatatatatatatatatatatatatatatatatatatatatatatatagtcattggtatggagatttgcactcacgtttgtaagaaggcagatgcttgtcccatattaAGCATATAGGCATGTAGTAACCAGGAAAatcctgatgacaaaagacagcacaccgcagtagtAGTCCAGAAATATGTattgtgttcacaatacacattttttggactactactgcggtgtgctgtcttttgtcatcaggatTTTCCTGGTTACCacatgcctatatatatatatatatatatatatatatatatatatatatatatatatatatatatatatatatatatatatatatatatatatatatatatataggcatgtGGTAACCAGGAAaatcctgatatatatatatatatatagtgatgcaaGTTATGCTGCGTTAAAATATTAGTGTTGTTAGGTCAGTTAAAAGGACATCATACAGATTGAGAAATACTGTGCGCCACACAAAGTGTCGCAAAGCATAGCTTCTTTGTCTTCCACCAAAACACCACACATACTTGCAGTTACACTTTTAATGCTCTTCTGGATACTTAGGAAAATGGGAGGAAACTAGAATTGTAGAGATTCAACTGCAGCGTGAAGCAGTGTCCGGAAAACAGATACATGTACATGTAGGTGGAgtatacatttaaaaacataaaatacataGTTATGCAACAATTTTGTTTAATTCAATTATGTGTATGCAGTAAGTATCACTGTAATttataataatgtattttttatctaGAGTGAATGCAACTTTAGCCTGCCACGTCAAAGGGAGTCTTCCTTACAATTACATCTTTTCAGTGGCTACTTTACATCCACCTACTTTTAATTCTTCCAGTTTCTGACGTAATGCATATACAACAACTCTGTCACCCACTGTTATACCATTTGCTCTTACTTACAGTAGCGGGCTATTGCTCCTGTCACACACTGTACTGCTTAGACTAATTTCTCAGAGTACACAGATCTATAGGGGCTGTACTCACCAATCAAGCAATTGTTTTTATAGAATCACAAAGCTCATATGAGTTGCTTATGCTAAATGCCACTTAGCAACATGTATTGAAGATGCAATAAACTGGAAGCACTCAGCCTTGTAATGCAACTTTTGCCATTTTGAACAGGTGTTTCATACTTTGAAAGGAAAAGTATTGTGAATTTAAGTTGGAAAAGCTGTGAAAAGAACAACAACAACTGTATCCAATTACTTTTGTTCAGGATTAGTTAGGAGCTCATAACTAAGGAACGAACCCTGCAGCAAATAAAAAAGTGCACCAATAAGGTAACTATAGAGCAATTTAAGGAACATTACAATATATTCCCTATTCCCtgcaaaaaaatgtttaaatcaaTATTTCTTTAAAACAGAAACACAGTGGAGCAATCTATAATGGTGGAGGAGAATAAAAAGACAAAAGCAATCTCTAAGAGAGGGATTGGGGATTGCACTGTTATTTGCATCTGTCATgacaaaataatttaaataaaccacagaaacacacacatatatatatatatatatatatatatatatatatataaagctgcagcggccgttattcaaacaaatcacggcaccGATTTCGTGCGCTTCTGCTGTACTCCCcgcagcatgaatgcggccaatcgccccagacacccgcacttatcgcgattgctttgttgaatttcatggattctgttcctttgggtgcaatgaagtgaatgaattgcaatgtgtacagtactgtgattCTGTGCCAATTTAAggttttctgcactcgccgcactcgcatcttaaggcggtacggttggaagagaTCCCGCGTCACGACATcagtattccgatgtacacaactcgtgatttgtttgaataacggctgctgcagctgtgtatgtatatgtatatatatatacacatatattatatatgtatatatatatatactgtactgtatataggcaatacgataccgttcaaagacgaatatcagaggcagcactccaggtaagtggtcaaaagaaatttgtattaacaagacatcttatccaacgtttcggtcctcgtgcgggacctttctcaaggtgatatgagattattttattttataccatacaggatttgcacccacattgtttcaaccagacggagtgcctattgttctgcACCATCtactttacagtatatatatatatacacacacacacacacacacacacacacacacacacacacacacacacacacacacacacacacacacacacacacacacacacacacacacacacacacacacacacacacacacatatattatgtatggaaatgGGATGGGATGTAGGAAAAATTCCACAGAGGCCTGGCTTCGGTGAGGAAACTCACAAGTCTTGATTCAAAGTGTTCACAGTGGAGAACTTTAATGATGTGAATCATTTCGATCCAGGCATAGACCTTTATCAAGTCACTTACATGGGAAAGTGAACTCGTATACATACATTCTGTGTAGGTGGAAATTTACACAAACAACAAAAAGACAGCTGTAATGCTTGCTACACAATCAACCCAGCATAAGCATAAAAGTGGAGCCATATGGTGGTGAGAGCAATAGGGACATGCGGTACCTAAACCATAAAGTAATTAATCAACAGGTTAGCATAAAAACTGCTAGCAGAAATAGGGAGATTGAATCAATTCAACCGGTAGCATAGACTGTGACAACCACCTGGAATGAAGAGGAGAAAGGAAATGTAGCAGAGCCCATAGGAGAGCAGGATAAACACAAAGGTAACCCAGCCACCTTAAAAAGACTTACGGGGCTAATGTAATTCACGGTACAAATGCAGGCATGATGCAATATACTGCATCAACAGGTATATGGAAGAAATATGTAATGAAAAGTGAGAGAAAAATACTTCCATTCATGTTTAATTAGCCTAAGATAAATGTTCTCAAAGGGACACACAGTGATAAAAATCTGGCATATAATGCATACAACATTGACCTTGATGGAGCCATATTATAACACCAGTCAAACAGTTACCCATTTGTTAAAGGGTTTTATAATTATGgaagcaaataaaaaatattggaAAACAAGGGGTAGTCATTTTATGTTATGCCTTAACAGTGTTGTTGTAGTCATATTTACCTTGGGGGAAATCATCGCCCTTCTGGAGATCCTTGTTCCTTTATTGAGGTTTATGTATCATTGCACATTACATTTTCCCTCGATGGACTGTAACATTCTCTCCCGCTGGCTGTGTCAGCTGTAACAAGCTTGATGTGTATGTTTTTTATATCTGGTACAGATTGTTAGACACAATTCAATATCACCTTGGATCTGCTGAATTTATTGAAGCATAGAGAGAAAAAGTGATGCAGAGGTACAGTACACAAATTGATCCATCTAAATTCTAACCCATTTCCTATAACTCCCACCTAACTCCTCATACTGACGCTACCATGGGGTGACTTGCAAAGGTATAGTGCATGTGTCAGgtgcagggccacagacagctttcttAGGGCCCAGGACTATAATTTCCACTGGGCCTACCCCCACACCCCTTCTGCCCACACCTCATTCCCCCCCGTGTGGGCGGCCTTGCGagaccctcccccctccatctctcacacccccatttctccctctcatcctctcactccctctcacttccctctcccatgcccccacatctctctccctcacatccccacctctctgtcccaAACGCCACCACTCTCTTTGCGACacgccacccctctctctcccacatgccaccacctctctctcccacatgcgccacccctctctctctcccacatgcaGCCACCTCTTTCACTATCGcacatgcccccacctctctctccctcacactcccacctctctctcacattatgccacccctatatctctcccacacgccCCCACCTATCTCTCTCCCAAATGCCGCCATCTCTCTATCCCACACACTGCcaccgctctctctcccacatgcCCCCACATTTCTCTCCCACATGCCaccacttctttctctctcccacaccccccacctctctctcccacacgctgccacctctctctctctccaacacatagCTGCCTCTTTCATTCTCCCACatgccctcacctctctctctcgcacacgccgccacctctttctctcccacatgccaccacctctctctctcccacacgctgccacctctctctcccacatgcgcccacctctttctctcccacatgccctcacctctctttctcccagacacacccccacctctctctcccacacatagccgcctctttcactctcccacaTGCCCCCAcctgtctccctcacactcccacctctctcgcTCACAGATTCCGCCACCCCTATCTCTCCCACACgcccccacctctttctctcccacatgcCGCCATCTTTCTCTCCCACACGCCACCAAATCTCTCTCCCACACGCcaccacctttctctctcccacacgccaccacctttctctctcccacacgcaaccctctctttcattctcccacatgcccccccctctctcccacatgccaccacctctctctctcccacatgcctccatctctctctcccacatacccccacctctctctctcccacatgcccccacctctctctctcccacatgcttccacctctctctcctacatgcccccacctctctctctctcacatgccaccacctctttccctctcccacatgccacatctttctctcttccaaaTGCCACCACCTTTCTCTCTACCACACGCAGCCCCCTCTTTCATTCTCCCACAtgccctcacctctctttctcccagacacacccccacctctctctcccacacatagccgcctctttcactctcccacaTGCCCCCAcctgtctccctcacactcccacctctctcgcTCACAGATTCCGCCACCCCTATCTCTCCCACACgcccccacctctttctctcccacatgcCGCCATCTTTCTCTCCCACACGCCACCAAATCTCTCTCCCACACGCcaccacctttctctctcccacacgccaccacctttctctctcccacacgcaaccctctctttcattctcccacatgcccccccctctctcccacatgccaccacctctctctctcccacatgcctccatctctctctcccacatacccccacctctctctctcccacatgcccccacctctctctctcccacacgccaccacctctttccctctcccacatgccacatctttctctcttccaaaTGCCACCACCTTTCTCTCTACCACACGCAGCCCCCTCTTTCATTCTCCcacatgcccccacctctctctccctcacacttctCTCTCCCACATAccgccacctctctctccctaaccctgccacctctctctctcccacataccctcaactctctctctcccacatgccTCCACCGCTCTCTCCCAAatgcctccacctctctctctcccacatgcccccacctctctctttctcccacacgccaccacctttctctctcccacacgccaccacctttctctctcccacacgcagccctctctttcactctcccacatgcccccacctctctcccacacgccgccacctctctctctcccacacgccaccgcctctctctcctacatgcccgcacctcttcctctcccacattccaccacctctctctctcccacatgccCCACCTTTCAATCTCTCTTCTAcatgcccccacctctcactctctctcccacacaccaccacctctctctctcccacattccgccacctctctcccacacgccacttcctctctctccccccccccacacataattAAGGTGACCATATTTTTAACGTGACAAACTGGGACAAAATACAAAATTCTTTATTAATCTCTCACCcactccaccctcctctctcctctctcttccccctctttatCACTTACCTACAACTAATCCCCCCTTTCCTCCTGTCCCCTTTGAACCAATTATCCCCATATCACATTCAACTCTCATGCCACCTCTCTCACGGCCCCTCTTttgctcactcactcactcactcactcactcaatgCCCCcatccacacacacctcccccccaagaAACAAACACAGCTTCCCGCCACCcgaagaaacacacacagctcccaACCAAAGAAACAAGcacagcttcccccccccttcccctacaatacacacacacagcttcccccatGAAGAAACACACAGCAGGTATTCAACATATTCGGTTCAACATGAAAAATACCCCTTCAGTGAAAAAGTCTCACCATTAGAATGACAACTGAACTATTTTTTGATGTCCAAAAATTGGCACATGACAGGGTGTATTTCATGTAGAACCAAAAATGTTGTATACCTCATTGATTGTGGATGTGGTCTGGGATATATTGGGTGCGCCATGCGTCCTCtccatgtttattttttgcaGCATAGACGGAGCATCCTTTCTGGGGCTCAGACGCATGGTGTCCCCAAACATTTCTCCAGGGTGCATAATAAAGACATTGCCTATTTAAAAATTATGGGTCTTGAATATGTCCCTGTATTGAGTTTGAGAGCGTGCTGTTCCATTAAACTTTATATATGTGTTCTCCTTTTCAGCTCTCTCAGTCTATCTTAATATGTCTGTACCCTATAGATGCACACATTTGTATaaattatttcattattttatttgaaataattTCCTTGGTTTATATTCCTGTTTTATGTTCTTTATATATATtgctgtacaggcagtcctcggttatccgacacaatgcgttactcaaaatggcgttgtaaagggAAACGTTGttaagcgaaacacgttttcccataggaacactgtttaaatgaaaggttccgttcctgaaggcatttttaacactaaaatacaccaaatattttatgcaggcaataagatatgcagcgcacacataataatataatataatatattttcattccgtagggctaagacactagcatcacacctctcgccaagtcactttcaaactaaaactgatcttaaaagaattggtagtattcctaaaggtttttatgcatgtggaaattgttccatgtgtaaatatgttcatagtacaaaatttgtccaaactgacatcaatggaaaaaaatattttattaaagaatttttgaattgtaatacatcctacaccatttatcttttgagatgtggttgcaaaaaattgtatgtgggacgaaccattcggccagtcaagacccgcattgccgagcatgtcaggcttattaaaaagaatgatgtatctcatccagttcccagacacttctccagatgccctaaagggggaatagccaacttttcctatatggcaattgaacacatcccttgtaacgctagaggaggccatagagagggggtacttaataaacaggaaatgtattgggtgtacactctgaacacactccatccggccggcatcaatcaggagtgggaactgaaacacttcctgatggggtaatggctaagttttggggtgggttcacagtgttcacccaattacattgtgatctgggaggtgacatattaagttactgtctgtcatgcggttgccactgtattcatggatatgaattatgtgaataaattgataaaatgtttatatccctttaaggtgaatcttgatactgaaaatgctttataagtactgaaaagattttataagtactagatatatgaaatcctttgttatacatctgtatacttccattaattgatacagctttatataataataatgatgctggtaacttaaaacatcagtagttgtgttttaaaatttatccattatatgttctgttttgtttttaagaattttcatgtgtatgttgtaaataccttgttgtgcagccattgctatggggattgttgtggagatagttatccactttaatgattaatctaccacaggtgaggtttaaatacgttccctgtttctattggtggcatacactcaccagtccctatatctatttggctgccataca encodes the following:
- the SOSTDC1 gene encoding sclerostin domain-containing protein 1, with the protein product MILPSLQCCVFYLACILFKNCLSFKNDATEILYSHVDKHVQESANNSSTLNQARNGGRHSSNSAADRSNHQQVGCRELRSTKYISDGQCTSIRPLKELVCAGECLPLPILPNWIGGGYGLKYWSRRSSQEWRCVNDKTRTQRIQLQCQDGTTRTYKVTVVTACKCKRYTRQHNESNHNFEGASPAKATHSHQHLHSHPNRDRKRLSKTTKHSSS